The genomic region GCGTTGCTTCCTGCTGGACCGCTCTCGGCGAGACCCCTCCTGAGGGCTCTTATTTGTAATGCGCACGCGATCCCCTTCCGTGGAAAGGTCAGAAAATGATTTCTCCGGCGGGCTGAGAGTATCTGGGCTCTGGGGGTCCCTGTCGGAGCACAGGGGCAGCATGGTGCCATTCATAGTTTGCTTGCTGAGCTGGCTGGCACCTCGCTTGACATAGAGACTCTTGGCAGCCCGGTAGATCTTGTAGTAGAGGATGAGGATGAGTGCAAGGGGAATGTAGAAGGCCCCAAAGGTGGAGTATATGGTGAAGGCAATGTGGTCGTGCTTGATGAGACACCCCTCGTCATCACTTGCTTGGTGGTGCCTCCACAGCAGCGGGGGAAGGGAGATGAAGATTGAGATGACCCAAACGGCTACGATCATGATGGCTGCGCGACGGGACGTCCGCTTGCGGGCGTACTCCACCGCGTCGGTGATGGCCCGGTAACGGTCCAGGGCGATGGCGGCCAGGTGGAGGATAGAGCAAGTGCAACAGGTGATGTCTACGCTCAGCCACATGTTGCACACCACCTGGCCCATAACCCAGGCCTCCTTGATGATGTAGACGATGCTGAAAGGCATCACCAGGATGGCCACCAGCAGGTCGGTGAAGGCCAGCGAGCAGATGAGGTAATTAGCAGGATGGTGCAGTTTGCGTGTGACGATGATAGCCGTGATGACCATGGAGTTCATGGTAGTGGTGATCACCGCCAACAGGGACAGTGTCAGGGACAGGAGAATCTTGCTGGCGGTGCTTTTGCTATCGTCATCCAGAGAGAAATCCAACGCGCTTTTGTTAAACGCATCCATGCTGGAGGCAGGAACACGACACATTCAGTAGCGGTAGCTACTGAAACAGCTAGCCATGTAGCTACGTTAAATTAGCAAGCAACAAGCTCTGTTGCGTGCAGCATGGCTTAGCTTCTCACTGGGCAGTTTGTCACGGTCTGAACACCTCAGATTTCCTACAAAGCATCGCATTAGCGGTGTCCACGTCCTCCTTTCTGACCGGCGCGAAAAAAAACCCACCGAAATGAGATCGCCACTAGGCTCAGTCTTCtcagtgtttctgttctgttcagAACACCTGAGACGCACAGAAAGTCAGTGTGGTTCCAGTCAGTCGCTCTACTTGGGAGTCCAGTCAGAGCCCAGCTGGTACCGAAGGGTTTGCACCAGGCCATTCATACCTCTCTGGTGAGACGGCTTTCTCCATCGCGTCTATTCAGCAGCCATCCTGCAGCTGGGATGTCTTGACCGTTCGTGCTGTCCCTGGGATGACTCATGGTGCGAAGAGGTTCGAACGGCAAACACAGTCCTCGGGTAGGTGTGAATTTCTTGGGTGGCTAAGAGCCGGTCACCTGCCAGTGAAACATCCCCATCTGCGGATAGCAAATCAAGacatgtcagtgtgtgttagtgtgtcaAGAAGGGACTTGGCAGGCAGCTGAGTGACTGTCTTCAGCTCGCACGACTGGGAGGAATATTGACACCTTAACTCCTGGCATGACTACTGATCAAAGAGAGGGCCATCACGGGCACAAAAAGCCGACTCCTCCGCGTATCTTTGAAAAGGAAATTGGGACAGATACGGCCTAGGAGAGCAGACAAAAGAGATGATAAGGCATTCATCGCGATTCCCACAGAACacagcatttgtttttaatgaaccaCCCGTACTTTTTTTTTCGTCTGCCCACAAACATCCGCTTGGAGGTccccttttaaaatgtaaattacatttttaggccatttttttcctccccgcTCTCATGGCAATTTTCCACATCGCGAGGGAAAGCAGTCTTTGTACCGTTCAATGATGATTCCCTCATTTGTAACTGAGAGCTAAACGGCACAATTTGGAAACACGAACGCCAAGCTGCCGAAGGTCCCCCATCGCCCCGCACCACCGATGGAAAACGAATTTTGGATGCTGAAAATCGTAATTTCCAAACAACATCGGCTTTACACATATCAAGTCTGGGCTTCAATCAGTCCCTGAAATCACAGCAGTTAACTGTAAGGATGTATAACAGGCTAACTGACAACCTCTTCATTTAACCATTATGTAAAAAGGTCCACTTGACGATAAGGAGATGGTGTCCTCCAGCCGCAGTTCTCACAGCTGCTGTCTAGGTAAAGCAGTGCAAGGCAGGAGTGCTCTCTCATCAATTAAAGAACAAGTGCTGTTGTGCTGCCACCAGGTCACCGAGTAAGGCAATCAAACAACCCACGCAGTTCACTTCGCTGCCTTCTGAGAATAAGGTACCACAAATATTTTGTACTACAATGCACACAAGTGAATGGCacaatacatttagctgattaAAGAAGAACACGAATCATACGACTTTTAAGGTGCCCGTGAAATTTGTCTCAGCACAGCACACTGTTCACCGGCACAGGTTTGCTTAAAAAGTCAGAATTTTTTCCAAGTTTAAtgtattgcaatttttttctattaatctTCTTGTGAGCGCTGGGAtgctgttgtcatggaaactcCTCctgactttttgttttgtttggcaAGGAGACGATCGTGATGGACAAAGAACgttatgcaaattaaaatgtaaacaatcgagtgagaaaaaaaagatcacCATAAACACGTTTCATGTTTTTCTCAGGGGGGATGTTCTCCTATGGCGGTTCGGCGGAGCTCTTGCATTCCAATGCTGgcttattttcagaaaaaacagGAACAATTAAAACCAGGATAAGAGGACAAGCTTTGCATCGCTGGAAATGGGTCGGATAACGTGAACCCAACTTTACAAAAgaatttgttttctcatttaaataatttctaaagAAATGTGCTGGGCATATGCTGAATTTGTAGCTACGCAACTCTTATTTTAGCACGTCCAAAGTCGAATACGGTatgattttactgtaaatgatgCCTCACGCCATGAATGGAAGGAACTGAGTAAATTCATATGATTATTTTCAAAACTGCATTTGTactgaattgaaatgaaatgcGAAGACACTGCTGTACAAAAACTGTAGTGGATGCCAAGGCGACAACAATGACACCTGCGCTGTACGTTACAGCATGCAATACAGTATACATTTAACCGCAGGTAAGAAACCACACTTGTTGCTGACAGATCAGGTTGCTCTGCAATTCATATAATAAAATAGCAAGGCAGATTCAGAAAGGATTCATTTTCTGCTGAGATTCCAGACaacattggggaaaaaaaaaacctgaaaacatCCCAGGTATTATGGCAAAGACCATGAAGAAATtcttatttctacattttttacGTTAATAACAGTGTACATTAAAGAGTTAGGAGATCACAAGCCCATCagatttgcattatttatttgtggcATAAACAGAGCGAGGTTTCCGTACCTCCTTAAAACTAGACTATTTAAAAGATATTTCATATTGTGTTATTTTCTCGGCGCCACTGGATAACTTTACAAAAATGATAAAACCCACAGAAAAAAGGGTTAAGCTGAGGAATCAACAAATGCCATTTTTTCCAGCCTCCACCACctcagaaatgtgaaaaaggtTGATGTGCTGCTTCTGATCTTCTCCATTTAAAACCGCCTGTTTTTGACAGTAATGACATTTTTCCCTCTTATTCGAGTCTCTTTTCTAAAGCCTCTTTGTACAGCTTGTTCCCTTTATTAGTCATAAGTCAAACCGAACCGCGGTTCAACACACAGCAACGAGGCAAACACCAGTCACCCTATTATGTTAAAAGGAAACACTTCTGGGGTGTTGTGCAGAATTCTGCAAATGTTAAATCAATATTAACCATAAGGGACATCTTCCTAcattgtataaataattaaagggaTATTTCATGACTGATAGTCTGCTGTGAGTAGAAAGTCAAAATTCCCAGGAACTTCACACGAGTGAaagcatctcagcaaaaactcCTCGCTGACCATCCGCTGCAAACTTTAGACACGGCAGATGAAAAAGCAAATACTTTAGaggaatttttttcagtttctgtaaGCGAAAACTAGGACAGAGATTTGCTAGTGGGAAGAAAGGCGAGGAGCTGAAGAACTTTGTTGGAACTACAGCTGCAGTTGGACTACAAAATTCGGGAGAAGTAGTAGTATCATAAGTagtagtaacaacaacaacaacgataataataataataataataataataataataataacttctCCTCCATAGTTTTGCATAATTGGGCTCACTAGTAGTATCATAAGTagtagtaacaacaacaacaacgataataataataataataataataataataataataataataacttctCCTCCATAGTTTTGCATAATTGGGCTCACTAGTAGTATCATAAGTagtagtaacaacaacaacaacgataataataataataataataataataataataacttctCCTCCATAGTTTTGCATAATTGGGCTCACTGATCCTGTTGCCAGAAAACTGCTTGAAATGGGACTCTTGCATTGTTctagtgttaaaaaaaaaccacagtgtCCACTGGGAAAAGGCCACTATAGGGCAGAATGGCAGCAGAACGTGTGAGTCACTTTTCCCGACTGTAAATGTTTGTCGGAACGCCTCCAAGCAATGAGCCGCCCGTTTCACCTTCGCCGACAAAATAGATGATGTGAAGAACAAAGGTACGGGCACTTGGGCATCTCAGTACATCAATTGGACCAGGAATGGTCTCCAAGGCAACAAAGGACGAGAAGAGTCATTATGTACAGATCCAGAGTGCCTTTAGAATGCACAAAACAAGCCGGATGTGGCGCTTAAAAATGAAGCCCTTAAGCCGAATTTCCGCAACTGCGAGAGGAATGAAGAAAAAGCCCCTTATTTCCAACGTTTCTCAGTATAGGGATCTCTTTACTTTTCAAAGCTTGTCACCGCAAGGTTCCAATGGGATCTTTGCTCGTCTTCAGCCTTGTGCACCGTCTCCCGTACGTTTTCCTATACCTTTATCCGGCACGTTccccaaattaaattaattgattCATCGCAATCGGATCCAAAGCAGAATCACCTGagtttacttttactttaaGTTCATTTGTCAGTACCCACAACTAAATTATTCTGTTCCAAGCTCAAATAGAgcacaatatttcacaggtggCTGAATCCTAATGAGCCTCCCCTGCATAGTTCTTTTCTGGCATACCTGTATATATTCAGTGCCTCTGCCTCCAAGAGCATAAAGGATTGCAAGTGTCAAACCCTCATAAAATTCTCCAAGGACGCCAATGTGCAACGGCTCGTCCTCAGCCTCAAAACCCCCCGGTCGTCACTGTAGGAGATGAGCCGGCGATGGGAGCATGTTCCATAAATATATTATGGAGGCTTCAAACACTTTCTCGATCGCATGTTTCACATCCCGATGACCACCTGCCGAACACATATTGATGCCAGAGGGAGGAAAAGAGACAAATTAGCAAAACAATCAAGGCAGGGAAACAAATATCAAAACAACGCCGTCTTCCTCGAGGAAACGTCTTTGCCCACGAACGCCTGGCGCGCCGAGGTGTAGCGCCGTCCGGGGAGATGAGCTTACAACTACCCTTGCAGCCATTTGAGATTGAGCCTAATTAAGCGCGTACCAGGAGGTGAAACCAGCAGAAGACCTTTGGACTAGAATCAAGGTACCAGACTGAAAAGGTCAAAAGTGGATTCCTTTCACTGTTATAGGCAGCATTTGATTTAATTGCTATGAGTTTGAAAAATGACTGTTTTCATACCCCTCGGCGGGAGTTTCCTCGAACAACGTGCTGAATTTGGACACCCATTCGAACCGGTGCGATCGATAAAGCGCCGATGTTTCGTACAGTCCTGACATTGCAATAGCGTATAATGACAATAATGGCTTTGATTTTGGTTTCTGAGTATAAAAGGCATCAGCTGCACTATGCTCAACTTTACAGTGGCTAAAGCAGTATGCTTAAACCCATGTTCCTCTTAACAGTGCGAGGGCAGTGTTTTATGGCATTTAATTGCTGGAAAAAACGTCCAACCACGATATGTGTCTGGCCGCAATGCTTCCTTTCCAGAAGAGGGATATGAGTCACGGTAAGGCTGGGAAATATGGACACCGCTCATTAGCTCCGTTTATTGCTCTTGTAATGTTCCTCGGCCCATTTCAGCTGCTCTGTTAGCGGTTCAGCGGGAGGGCCGATGCCCCTGAAAACAGACGCGGGTGCGAAGATGCAGCAAGGCCTCACAAATACAATCGCTTTCATCTGAACATTCACTGCGCCCTTAAGATCGAACGCACGTCGGATCACTTTATATGGCCCGTGACTTACGGAAACGCGATTTCAACGTTGGTGCGCATGGGcgatgtttacacacacacacacgtacgtcaGCAGTGGCCACGGCAAGATTCATGCAGCAGCACAATGCCAGTGTTTTCCCAGCTCTCCCATTTCCCTTCCAGTTTTCTCTTGCCTTCAGCAGCGTACATTAATATATCCATGCATGCAAATGCAAACCGGGCGGCACGGTGTcacagcaagtagagctgctgtctcacagcgcctgggtgctgcgagaggatgtggattcgatccTTGCAAagtttgtgtggagtctgcatgttctccccgtgtctttgTGGGggtcctccgggtgctctggtttcctcccacactccaaagagatgctgttcaggttcacccatagtgtgtgttccactgatgtatggatgagtgacccagtgtaagtagtgtatctagcagtgtaagtcaccacggtacataaggtgtgtgggctgataacaccacatagagttctttggatgttgctttgatgaaaagcatctgccgaataaataaatgtaatataaaaaaacacactttttgccAGAAACTTCTCAACAGTAGTAAATTCAGCATTAATATTATAGAGGCGTCAACATTTGTGGACATTTAGCAACGGTGATTTATGAAGGTAGCATCTCCATCGTGTTTGGCCTCGATGCTGAGGTCAGAGGTTATGAAATGTGTTATGGGAATTATATGAAGTTATAATAGGAATAATACAAGCGCTATTGTCACGTTCAgtctgggaaagaaaaaacagagatCCACCTAATTGCAATCTTTCAGTTAATTACAGGTACTCTGACAAAAAGCATCGAGGATAATCAAGCTCGCACAAAGCCAGCCGCACAAAATATCTCGcacaaaatgacagcaaagtGACACAGAGGCAGACAGGAGCGATGAGAACGGAAACCGGAGGACTGCTACACAATCAGCATTGCCTGTTCAGGGAAACGGTGGCGCTCTGAAATCTTACCCATGACAATAACAGCGTGCTTTTGCAGCCCGCTCTGCTTCCAGAAAGGTCCCGGCGAAGGCCTCGGAACACGCAGCGCGGCGTGGCACGTGCATATGCTTCTATGATTATGCGCGCGAAACGTGGGTCCGGGGTGAAATTGCAAAGAAACCACACATCCAAGTTCAGACTTAGCAGGTGGTGCTATCAGACAGCAGATGCTGTAATGATTAAGGACCTGGAATTCTGACCGCTAGGCTGCCTGTTCAAGTCCCAGGTGCGGCTCCGGTGTGTCAATATCGGGTAAGTCGAGGAAGCGGAATTGCTACGAAAACAAATACCCAACTGCATTAATGTATAAAGTCTATATCTGCATTCTGTGCAAGTCACccagggcagaaaaaaaaaaaaaaaaaacatccgcTTGGAATCAGAACGATAATTTACACACAAATATCAAGTTCGTCACATTGCAGCTCGAAGGAAAAAACTATTTCTGTGCGGAAAGCAAAGAGGAAATGACTTACAGGGAGggaaaattaagtttaatgAGAACTGGAGCAGATGCAAATTGctagtttttatattttatttttgtgtgtattttccctGTTCTGTCAATCatctctgcacacacacaccacacacacacaagctcaaTACCTGgcagatggggggagggggggagggggggcatggCTGTTTCATACACACCCCCAGGATAGGGGACACCTCTTGCAGCCACCTGGCAACTCATGGGTGTCCAACACCTCCCTCCTGGCAGGGTCTGACAGAGCAGCAAGCTGAGAACTGTGTTGTATAAATATATCAtggctggagaaaaaaataataaataatatattttaaaaaatagccAAGACTTCACAATGCCTGCAAGGCAACTGCTGTCTCCCTGGAATGAAGCCAACACTGAGCAAACAGGAGCCCTTAGACAAATGCCATTTCCTGGCaagcaaaaatacagtaaagatggctatattaatattttgaacCATTAGCAAAGAGGAGGATGAAAAATGGCCTAAGCAAAACAGCTGTACAAACACCGGTCATTCTCTTTCCTTATTCATATTCTCTTCCACAGTATAGCGCTTACACTATGGCTCTAGTTTTTGACAATTTGTTTTTCCCTCGGCAGGTGATAAGGCATGCTGACACTACCGAAACCATTCATTTTTCCAATTTCTCGGCTGTTTTCACTGAGCCACGGTGCTATTTGTCATCTcgccaaaaaagaaaaaaattatcagaTAAAATGAcctatgaaatacattttttgcaggGTATACAGGAGTGCAAAAACATCATTATTAACCTCTGTCCAAgccgacttacaatgttagacaatcacttttacactgatttaccagttggtagcatagtgcttggagctgttgcctttgggccCATCTGTTTCCTCTGACCTCCacctatagtacctttgagcatggtacttgccTTAAAAAAATTCCTGTAGTAACTACCTGTCatgtccatgcccacaactcaaccgacagcacctgactctgctccagcacctgattaaccgctcaccctgtaaaagaccctcttcagctcccatacctttgcggaatctcatcggagacaaccgccctcctttgtgacgtccagtgcacactcaacccttgttctcagttctcgttCTCTGGTTTTCGTCTCTTCGccttgtttcccgaccacgtccacggatcttcgtttcaacgtcgaccgccgatcgaccgactcttcgcttcgtttcctgACCTCACCCgatggattcccgctctgaccccgaccgccgatcaaccgaccattcgcctgtccccgacaccgagaacttgcctgatcacCTGAATCCAAATgaacgactctgcacttgggtcctgctgtcccaGTTCTCTCGGCCGCCCATGacactacccagctgtataaagggctaagcccttaacattgtaagtcactttggagaaaagcgttcacgtaaatgaataaatgtgaatatgatcagttcagggtaagtaagtCGATCATGGGAAATGCAGCAGGAATGGGTTCCCTTTGGTTGTAATGGTCAGATTCCAAAGGAACAGTTtaaccaccacgcccccctactgGTCCTCTATTAGGAGGTGAATCCAGACTAGGTCTAAAACTGCACAATGCAAAAAGGTTTTTGAAACTGGAAGCGAAATAGCCAACTGTCGGTAGAACTGAAAGCTCTGCAGATGAAGCAGATGAATGACTTGGCACCATCCCTGCAGGTTCTGCTTTGGGTTTTAAGACATAATATAATGGATGTTAAGGTGGCTGTCAGGGAAGCACATATTGCAGCTGAGCCCATGCGTACAAAGTGATAGGAGGAGGATGAACTTTCCAGCAAAGCAACAGGGTCCTGAGTAAAGGTTGAGGAAGCATCCTGGGTTCGAGATGCTGGGGTTCTCTGAGAACTGCAGAGACTCAGGCCATAACACACACCAGGATGACACACGGTGCCGGTGATCGGCAGCAGGCGCCAGCATTTCTTCCAGCCCTCTTTGAGGAACCGGTCACACATGAATAGGCAGATAATTATAATAGCTGACTTGTGAAAAATCACATTGCAAACTTTCTTTGTGGCCAAAATGCTTGGCTGCGTTCGAGGCATAGCTCGGTATTACAGTCTGCGTAACCTGGCAATCACCCGTCAGCATTAGGCTCTGAGGTCACCGTTCCCACGAGAGCTTGCAGCCTTCGTCACTATAGTCCAGCATTTaggtttttaataaaaatattcgAGCTTGCAAAACGTCATTTATTATGCCCAAAGTCTACTTGATGCAGCAGGTGGGTAGATGATTAAGGAActtctggtaaaaaaaaaaagcagctcatTCTAGAAGCAGCTTTTtaagggaaaaataataatgtacaaatgcaatttttaaaaaaaaaaatacaaaagctcAAAGTTCAcctatacagtatgtgtaaatgACTTTTTCTATTAAATGTGAGGTGGATTTattgcaaaattaatttcaccGCACTGATAATAATAGATAAGCCTTGAAAGGGTGCTGCACTAATTTGTTAGGAAACTTCCAGATCTCGCCGAGCGGCACAGAACGTGGGCAAAGGCGACAAAGAGATCACAAGGGCCTTATCTCTGCTCCAGGTGCGATCGATCTGAGGGAAAAGTGACAGGTACTGGGTTCGTACGTGAAGGTCAGCAGTCGCAGTGATGCGATCTGGAGCACCACTCAGAGCAACGAATGGGCCTAGAgcattaaaatggcaaaaaaaaaaaattgcgcgCGAATACAGGGACCAGGAACACGTGTTCAGTCGCTTCCGCGGGCGACCAGTTACTCGGATGCGACCAACGGAGTGCTATGAAATCTCGTTTAGTTCCAGCCGAAGAGACCTACCTTTCCAACGGTCGTTGAATATCCACCGAGCCTTTAATTCCTTTGGTCAGAATTAGCTGAAAGACACAAAAGCGAGGTAAATTAAATTTCAGACCTACGACCTGGAGGCACATTTTTGCCTCTTTCAAGGGAGCTCCGCCGTCGACTTTGCGTCGGCCCGTATTGAAGGCGAACAATGAGCGGCGCCGCGCGCAGGCCTTCGCTCGAGCCACGGTCGCCGGGATTCACGTGCAATTCCGCCTTCCCTCCCACTCAGCATCAAAGCACAAGGCGCTCTATGCGAAGCGAGCAGAAAAGACCGTGAGAAGGTGCTTCCGCCTCTTAGAGCGGGTGACTAACCCCTTATTGTTGCTTAGCTGTAGTCGCATCGCTGCACTCGTTGACATCAGGGCCCGATTTTGACTCATTAGCGAAAACTAGCGCTTAGCGTTGGGCGACCTGTGATTGATAGAGCACCGGGTCTCGAGATTTAGAAAACCCCCTCAGTCCTCTAGGAACAAAAGCAGGTGATCTGAGACAAATAAAGGAACTAGGAAACGCGTTTGGGGCAATAAGGGCTCTTCACACGGCAGCAAATTATCGGAATGCGTTTTGCTTCGCCGTTCCCCGCTACGCTAATTGGCTTTACCGCGCTGCCCGTTACTGGCGCTTAAGAAGTGTAATTGCACTTTGTCATCTGCGATCTCCTGTTAAAGAGCACGGCGACCGCCACGCTCATCATCGCCGCTGCAGCTCCGCCAGCGACCTCTTCACCTGTGCAGCCACCGTTCCGCCACACCGATGCCAACTAAACAATCATTGACCCAACCATTTACATCCTTTACCTTCAACTCAACCAGTCTCTCTATAAACtggagtggcacagcaagtagcactgctgtctcatcacctgggtggtgggagagagcacgggtttgattccccactcagcctgtgtggagtttgcatgttctccccgtgtctgtgtgggtttcttctgggtgctctggtttcctcccacactccaaagacatgctgtacaggttcccctttagtgtgtgggtgacagagagagtgtgttccactgatgtacggatgagcgacccagtgtaaatagtgtatctaacagtgtaggTCACCACggcaaataaggtgtgtgggctgataacactacatagtatccattggaagtcgctttggataaaagtgtctgataaataaatacatgtaaacttcCATCCCCaatattaaacatataaaaatatagaaaaggTATTACAGAAGGTTCCTTGCAATGAGTTGGTACCCATCCAGAGTCTACCTTGCCCTGTACccgataggttctggaccattAGGACGTTGCTAATGAATTGATTGATGCTATACATGTTTTCTTTACAGTATTAGAAGCATCTTTAAAGCAGCTCAAATTAGGCCTCTTGCTATGTAAGGGTCTCCTGTTTTGGAGGCTCTGCTCCTCTTGGTTCGATGCGTAAGGAAGACAAGCTGGAGAATTGGAGAGGGAGGGATGCGGGAGGGGCGAGACCGAGCCTGGAGACGTCGACATCCCTCGCTCTGCTCTCACCAGGCAGCCgtttacagctggaagtggggacATGTCACAACAGCCATTAGCTAGCCTGAACAAACAGCAAGTAACCCGGGATGCGCGCAAACCAAACAGCCACAGTAATCATCGGCGATCCGCTCTCCCATCCGGAGCCGTGTCTCGAAAAGAACTATTCCCGGACCTTATCAGCAAAACACACGATTTCTGACGATGGCAGGAAGGCATCTCCAGAAAATGATTTCCAGAGGTCAACATCTGCATGCACTGTCAGGATGACCACTTACCTGG from Scleropages formosus chromosome 12, fSclFor1.1, whole genome shotgun sequence harbors:
- the LOC108929075 gene encoding 5-hydroxytryptamine receptor 1F-like gives rise to the protein MCRVPASSMDAFNKSALDFSLDDDSKSTASKILLSLTLSLLAVITTTMNSMVITAIIVTRKLHHPANYLICSLAFTDLLVAILVMPFSIVYIIKEAWVMGQVVCNMWLSVDITCCTCSILHLAAIALDRYRAITDAVEYARKRTSRRAAIMIVAVWVISIFISLPPLLWRHHQASDDEGCLIKHDHIAFTIYSTFGAFYIPLALILILYYKIYRAAKSLYVKRGASQLSKQTMNGTMLPLCSDRDPQSPDTLSPPEKSFSDLSTEGDRVRITNKSPQEGSRRERSSRKQRISGNREKKAATTLGLILGAFVICWLPFFLKEVIVNTCATCGTSAAVADFLTWLGYLNSLINPLIYTIFNEDFKKAFKKLIKCGHYM